AATTGGCGCGAATGCGGGGGAGAATGTCGTCCAGGTCGATGGGTTTTTCCCCGCGTGGTCGGTAAAACCGTTGACCTTCCGGGCGATGCACAGCCTCAATCAGGGTTAAATCTTCGCTGTCAGCCCCTTTGATCTGAGCGGCAAGTTGTTCATAGAACTGGCTCATGCCAAATTGTTCGCTGCGGGAGGTGCCACGGGCGAAATGAAATTTATCCACCTTGAGCATGTCGGTTGTCTGGTGACCAATATCGATCACCGCCACGTGGAGGTTGACTAGCGATTTTTCTTCGGTTCTCTTGCCTGCCGCTTTTTCTTTTTCCATCATTTCTTTTTCTATCTTGTGGCACCAGACCAAACTGCCATACCCTTCTGGCATCACCCAGACTTTCACCACATTGACGGTAAAGTTGCGACCGCGGTAGGCCAGGGCGTGGGGGGCTTGGAGTTGGGCCACCAATTGGCGTTTTTCCGTGTCAAATTGCTCCTGTGAAAGGTAGGGCAACCCCAGGGAAATTGCTAGATCGCCGCTCAACTCGAAATACCCAATGCAGGCAAAGGTTTTGACCAGGGCGTCCTCGATTTTCGATTGCCCCACCCCCAACCCTGCCCCAAAATCTGCTGCCAGGTGACCAATTGCGTAAGCCCGCCC
This is a stretch of genomic DNA from Gloeomargarita sp. SKYB120. It encodes these proteins:
- a CDS encoding ParM/StbA family protein — translated: MTTSKFVGSPTLLSVDLGRTAIKTCISSDPNEVLVIPANVAKLTLEQVRQGRFEGGDPLRDMWVEYQGRAYAIGHLAADFGAGLGVGQSKIEDALVKTFACIGYFELSGDLAISLGLPYLSQEQFDTEKRQLVAQLQAPHALAYRGRNFTVNVVKVWVMPEGYGSLVWCHKIEKEMMEKEKAAGKRTEEKSLVNLHVAVIDIGHQTTDMLKVDKFHFARGTSRSEQFGMSQFYEQLAAQIKGADSEDLTLIEAVHRPEGQRFYRPRGEKPIDLDDILPRIRANFARELWERIRQWLPSQVTDVIITGGGGEFFWNDLAPLLREYGLTPHLAEPTRTANALGQYIYGQVQLSKDKGA